The genomic region CCAAGCTCAAACGAACCAAGGACAACGCCGACTTCCTGGCCCGCATGACCCAGCTCTAGGGGGGACCGCCGTGCAAACCGCCCTGTTTCCCGGCACCTTCGATCCCGTCACCAACGGCCACCTGGATATCGTCCAGCGCGCCGTGGACATCTTCGGCCGCCTGATCGTCGGCGTCGCCGCCAACCCCGCCAAAGGCCCCCTGTTCCGCCTCGAAGAGCGCGTCAGCATGCTGCGCGCCGCCGTGACACCCCACGACGGACGGGT from Candidatus Coatesbacteria bacterium harbors:
- the coaD gene encoding pantetheine-phosphate adenylyltransferase, encoding MQTALFPGTFDPVTNGHLDIVQRAVDIFGRLIVGVAANPAKGPLFRLEERVSMLRAAVTPHDGRVEVRPFEGLLVEFARELEVNVVIRGVRGMTDFEDEFRMALANRKLNTEMETVFLM